The following are encoded together in the Ranitomeya imitator isolate aRanImi1 chromosome 4, aRanImi1.pri, whole genome shotgun sequence genome:
- the JUNB gene encoding transcription factor JunB, which produces MCSRMEQPFYHDDSMLSPYSRPEPSLLKPGLASLTDQYRTPKPDLSYYTEQPSLKMSAPELERLIIHSGPGVISGPAGGQLYYRGGTEEQEGFVDGFVRALDDLHKMNRDVAPPNVSLSSGGSTVSPVTGGGGGLFGGDPAVYTNLSAYNCYRQPSATISYLPPAATGYGPMFKEEPQTVPEAGGGSRDSTPAPMSPINMEEQEKIKVERKRLRNRLAATKCRKRKLERIARLEDKVRELKSENSGLSGTAGALREQVEQLKGRVREHARHGCQLLLGGKGHAVY; this is translated from the coding sequence ATGTGCTCCAGGATGGAGCAGCCCTTCTACCACGATGACTCCATGCTGTCCCCGTACTCCCGGCCGGAGCCGTCTCTGCTGAAGCCCGGCCTGGCCTCCCTCACCGACCAGTACCGGACGCCGAAGCCCGACCTGTCCTACTACACGGAGCAGCCGAGCCTGAAGATGTCCGCCCCGGAGCTGGAGCGGCTGATCATCCACAGCGGCCCCGGCGTCATCAGCGGCCCGGCCGGGGGGCAGCTCTACTACCGGGGCGGCACGGAGGAGCAGGAGGGCTTCGTGGACGGCTTCGTGCGGGCGCTGGACGATCTGCACAAGATGAACCGGGACGTGGCGCCGCCCAACGTGTCCCTGAGCAGCGGCGGCAGCACCGTGTCCCCGGTCACCGGCGGCGGCGGCGGCCTGTTCGGGGGAGACCCGGCCGTGTACACCAACCTGTCCGCCTACAACTGCTACCGCCAGCCGTCCGCCACCATCAGCTACCTCCCGCCCGCCGCCACCGGCTACGGCCCCATGTTCAAGGAGGAGCCGCAGACCGTCCCGGAGGCCGGCGGCGGCAGCAGAGACAGCACCCCGGCGCCCATGTCCCCCATCaacatggaggagcaggagaagatCAAGGTGGAGCGGAAGCGGCTGCGGAACCGCCTGGCGGCCACCAAGTGCCGCAAGCGGAAGCTGGAGCGGATCGCCCGCCTGGAGGACAAGGTGCGGGAGCTGAAGAGCGAGAACAGCGGCCTGAGCGGCACCGCCGGGGCCCTGCGGGAGCAGGTGGAGCAGCTGAAGGGCCGGGTGCGGGAGCATGCGCGGCACGGCTGCCAGCTGCTGCTGGGGGGCAAGGGGCACGCGGTGTACTGA